CGTTGGTTCCCTTGGCGCCAAGCGAGGAAATCAGTTTGTCGTATTCATTGGCCACCGAATATTTCGAGGCTTCCAATGACACCTGGTCAATCTGTTTGTAAATCGCGGCTTTTTTCTCAGGATCGGTTTCCGCTTTGTGCTTTTCGTATAGATCGGAGATTTGGGCGATCAGCACTTTTTCCTTTTCCCAGTCCTGTGTTCCGATTTTGCTGGTCCCTTTAAAAACCATGTGTTCGAGATAATGGGCGAGGCCCGTATTGTCCGATGGGTCGTTGTTCGAGCCCGTCCTTACTGGAATGTACGTCTGTATGCGGGGTTCATCGGTGTTCTGCGCGAGATACACCTTGAGTCCGTTCTTGAGCGTGTATACGCGCACGCCGGTTTTGTCATTTTTGACGACTTCGTAGGTATAGCCGTTCGGATCTTTTTTGGTTTCTGTCGTGTAGGTCTGGGCCTGGGTGGCTGCGGCTGAAAGGAAGAAGATGCAGCGGGTGATGGTTTTAATCATAAATTTAAGTTTGGTTTCGAAATTACGCAAAACATCAGACGTTTTTAAATCAAAATGTTACAGCTGTATGCGTTAAAATAAAAAACCCGCTTATAAAGCGGGTTTCTCATTAGTAAGTCCAAAAAGTATTAAACGTTTATTTTACTTTATTAAGTATTGCTTTGAAAGCTTCAGGGTGGTTCATAGCCAAATCGGCAAGGACCTTACGGTTCAATTCGATTCCGCTGGCTTTTACTTTACCCATGAACTGAGAGTAAGACATCCCTTCAAGACGTGCACCGGCGTTGATACGCATGATCCACAGCGCGCGGAAGTTTCTCTTTTTTGCTTTACGGTCACGGTAAGCGTAGCTCATCGCTTTCTCTACCGCGTTTTTAGCAACTGTCCAAACGTTTTTTCTACGGCCAAAGAAACCTTTGGCTTGCTTCATAATCTTTTTCCTTCTTGCCCTTTTGGCGACGGAGTTTACTGATCTTGGCATAATTTTTCTTTTTTTTTGTAGCAGGCGTCCCGAATTGAATCAAGGGAACTTAAAGGCCATACTCCAGGGTTATTAAATGTGTTAACCGTGAGGCACCGACAACTGTCAGCTAAAGCTGTGTCTATTAGATAATCCTCAATTGTTCTTTGACGCTCTTCATATCTGATTGATGAACCAATGCAGAATGGGTCAGCGCCAATTTACGTTTCTTCGACTTTTTAGTCAGGATGTGGCTTTTGAAAGCGTGTTTCCTTTTGATTTTACCAGAGCCGGTCACTTTAAAGCGCTTTTTGGCACTGGATTTTGTTTTCATTTTAGGCATAATTCCTAAGTGTATTTAAATTTGGACTTACTATTTCTTCTTTTTCGGTGCGATGAACATAATCATCCGCTTTCCTTCCAAAACCGGCATGGCCTCCACCTTCCCGAACTCTTCAAGATCCTGGGCCAGCCTCAATAAAAGGATTTGTCCCTGGTCTTTGTAGATAATCGAACGTCCTTTAAAGAATACGAAAGCTTTTAATTTCGAACCTTCCTTAAGGAATTTCTCAGCGTTTTTCCTTTTAAACTCGTAGTCATGCTCATCAGTCTGTGGTCCGAAACGGATTTCCTTGATTATTACCTGCGTGGATTTTGCCTTCAGCACTTTTTCGCGTTTCTTCTGCTCATAGACGAATTTCTTATAATCCATGATTTTGCATACCGGCGGCTCCGCATTCGGGGAAATCTCCACCAAATCCAGTTCCTGCTCGTCTGCCATCCGCAGTGCTTCGGAAATCTTATAAACTCCCGTTTCTACATTTTCCCCCACAAGCCGTACTTCAGGCGTGCGGATCAGGTTGTTGATCCTGTGGGCATCTTTCTTTTCCACCCTGGGTTGATAACCCTTGTTGTTTCTAATTGCTATGACTTTAAAATTTTAGTTAAACGATATGTCAATGTTATTCGACGTTGAATGTCTTTAATGTTTTGTTGATTTCCTCCTGGACCATTTCGGCAAATTGCGCTATCGACACCGTCGTGTTGCCTTTTCCTTCCTGGCCATGGCGGCGTACTGAAATCGTGCCGTTCTTTTCTTCATCCTCGCCGACGATCAGCATAAATGGGTATTTCTGCGTTTCCGCATCCCTGATTTTACGCCCGATGGTTTCGTTTCGGTTGTCAATTAGGGCGCGAATTTCGTGATTTTCCAGCAATTCTAAAACTTTTTTGGCATAATTTTCATATTTCTCACTCAAAGACAGGATTATAGCCTGTTCAGGCATCAGCCAGAGCGGGAAATTTCCTGCAGTATGCTCCAATAGTATTGCAATAAACCGCTCCATCGAACCGAAAGGCGCGCGGTGGATCATTACCGGACGGTGCAATTTGTCATCAGCACCTTTATAAGTAAGTTCGAAACGTTCAGGTAAATTGTAATCCACCTGGATCGTTCCCAACTGCCAGCTTCTGCCCAACGCATCTTTCACCATAAAATCCAGTTTCGGACCGTAAAAAGCGGCTTCCCCATATTCCACGACCGTATTCAATTCCTTATCACGCGCGGCATTGATGATGGCGTTTTCGGCTTTCTCCCAATTCTCATCGGAACCGATGTACTTGTCGCGGTTTTCCTGGTCACGCAATGAGATCTGGGCCGTAAAGTTTTCAAAACCAAGCGACCCGAACACATACAGCACCAGGTCGATCACTTTCTTGAACTCGGCATCCAGCTGGTCCGGCGTACAAAAAATATGCGCATCATCCTGGGTAAACCCGCGTACACGGGTCAATCCATGCAGCTCTCCCGATTGCTCGTAACGGTACACCGTCCCGAATTCAGCGTATCTTTTCGGTAAATCCTTATATGACCAAGGCTTGTTGTTGTAAATCTCGCAGTGGTGCGGACAATTCATCGGCTTCAGCAAAAATTCCTCGCCTTCAGCAGGCGTGTGGATCGGCTGGAACGAATCGGCGCCGTATTTGGCGTAATGTCCTGAAGTCACATACAATTCCTTTTGTCCGATATGTGGTGTCACGACTTGTTCGTAACCCGCTTTCTTCTGTGCCTTTTTCAGAAATTGCTCCAGTCTTTCGCGTAAAGCGGCACCTTTAGGCAGCCATAAAGGCAAGCCTTGTCCGACTTTCTGTGAGAACGCAAACAATTCCAGTTCCTTTCCTAATTTCCTGTGGTCACGGCGTTTGGCCTCTTCGAGCAATTCCAGGTAATCGGTAAGGTCTTTCTGTTTTGGGAAAGAAACACCGTAAACACGTGTCAATTGCTTGTTTTTCTCGTCACCGCGCCAGTAAGCGCCGGCAACGCTCATGATTTTCATGGCTTTGATCAGGCCGGTATTCGGAATGTGTCCGCCGCGGCATAAATCGGTGAAAGTAGCATGGTCACAAAACGTAATGGTGCCGTCTTCCAGATTCTCAATCAATTCAATCTTATATGGATTGTTCTCCTTCTTATAAAACGCCAATGCATCAGCCTTCGAAGACGAGCGCATCTTAAATTCATGCTTCTCACGCGCAATCTCCAATACACGGTCTTCAATTTTCTTGAACTCCGCATCAGTGATGTTCTTATCGCCGAAATCCACATCATAATAAAACCCTTTTTCGATGGCCGGCCCGATGGTTAACTTTACGCCCGGATACAATTCCTGCAGCGCCTGTGCCATCACGTGTGAAGTCGAGTGCCAGAACGCTTTTTTGCCTTCGGCATCATTCCAGGTATATAAAACAAGACTCCCGTCCGTCGTCAGTGGCGTTTCCGTTTCAACCGTTGTACCATTAAAGGAAGCCGAAATCACGTTTCTGGCCAATCCTTCACTAATGCTTTTGGCAACTTCCATCGGAGTTGCCCCGGAAGCGAACTCCTTCACCGAACCGTCGGGTAGTGTAATCTTGATCATCGTTTAAAAATTTGAACGGCAAATATAGGGGTTTGGCAAATTACAGCCAAAATAAATGCCTGTAACTATAGGGTATTGTTTTTGGGCGTTTCCCCGTTGCGGAACCTGAGCCGTCCGATGCTTATATTTACTGCAACGGGGCCGGGCTCTGCGCTGTATCT
The nucleotide sequence above comes from Flavobacterium magnum. Encoded proteins:
- the rplT gene encoding 50S ribosomal protein L20; translated protein: MPRSVNSVAKRARRKKIMKQAKGFFGRRKNVWTVAKNAVEKAMSYAYRDRKAKKRNFRALWIMRINAGARLEGMSYSQFMGKVKASGIELNRKVLADLAMNHPEAFKAILNKVK
- the rpmI gene encoding 50S ribosomal protein L35 — protein: MPKMKTKSSAKKRFKVTGSGKIKRKHAFKSHILTKKSKKRKLALTHSALVHQSDMKSVKEQLRII
- the infC gene encoding translation initiation factor IF-3 — encoded protein: MEKKDAHRINNLIRTPEVRLVGENVETGVYKISEALRMADEQELDLVEISPNAEPPVCKIMDYKKFVYEQKKREKVLKAKSTQVIIKEIRFGPQTDEHDYEFKRKNAEKFLKEGSKLKAFVFFKGRSIIYKDQGQILLLRLAQDLEEFGKVEAMPVLEGKRMIMFIAPKKKK
- the thrS gene encoding threonine--tRNA ligase, with translation MIKITLPDGSVKEFASGATPMEVAKSISEGLARNVISASFNGTTVETETPLTTDGSLVLYTWNDAEGKKAFWHSTSHVMAQALQELYPGVKLTIGPAIEKGFYYDVDFGDKNITDAEFKKIEDRVLEIAREKHEFKMRSSSKADALAFYKKENNPYKIELIENLEDGTITFCDHATFTDLCRGGHIPNTGLIKAMKIMSVAGAYWRGDEKNKQLTRVYGVSFPKQKDLTDYLELLEEAKRRDHRKLGKELELFAFSQKVGQGLPLWLPKGAALRERLEQFLKKAQKKAGYEQVVTPHIGQKELYVTSGHYAKYGADSFQPIHTPAEGEEFLLKPMNCPHHCEIYNNKPWSYKDLPKRYAEFGTVYRYEQSGELHGLTRVRGFTQDDAHIFCTPDQLDAEFKKVIDLVLYVFGSLGFENFTAQISLRDQENRDKYIGSDENWEKAENAIINAARDKELNTVVEYGEAAFYGPKLDFMVKDALGRSWQLGTIQVDYNLPERFELTYKGADDKLHRPVMIHRAPFGSMERFIAILLEHTAGNFPLWLMPEQAIILSLSEKYENYAKKVLELLENHEIRALIDNRNETIGRKIRDAETQKYPFMLIVGEDEEKNGTISVRRHGQEGKGNTTVSIAQFAEMVQEEINKTLKTFNVE